The window TGAGAATGGGGTATGGGAAGGAGAAGAGCACATCGAGTGCGCAATATGCCTGGAGGACTTTAACCAAGGAGCTGAAGAAGCCTGCCAGGCGATCGTCCTGGACTGTCGCCATGTGTATCACGTTGCCTGCATCCTAGAGTGGCTCCACACGCACCACGAGTGCCCGATATGCCGCAGGTACGTGCAGTTCCTCTGTTTGGTGCTGATCCGTCCTCGATCCAGCCCTGAAGCACAGACAGGGGATTCGAAGAGCGTGTCCCAGAATATCAGCTAACCTCTAATATTGCTGCACTACACTAGGAAGAAGAGTTCATGCCTTCCATCCAAATTTAGAACGAGGAATTCATTATGTTTCAGAGTCATTGGTAGATCTTGAATTGGATTATTATTTCACCAAATAGATATTCAATGTCGACGATTGATTGATGCATTATTATTTCTCGAATTGGACGGGTAGAGTACGTACGGCGCATAACCCTTGAAGAAAGTTGCCACGGCATGTAGCTTATAGATTTTATGAGGTTAATATAAGATCGTATATTACTATATAAAAAACGATGTGATCCCATATTGTTTACTAATATGTGAAAAGGAAATTTATAGAACTagagttctttttttttttttttctttttcgattacaaaagGAGGCCCATCgatctaatatatatagggAATTATAAATCTAAGTGTACGGACACTCTTACTGGCGAAAATAAAACTTAtaacttttttattcttaGATAAAAGTATGTGACGCTGTGTTATACTTCCTTTCTCAAAATTATATCGGATATTGCTGTTTTATTAGTTTGGAATCCCTCGTGCACTTTGTTATTTCCTACTACAGGACATCCTTCACTAGcagaaaacgaaaaaaaaaaatcctaatgGGGTCCATTGAACTAGTCTGtatacaataaataaaattatggtCAAGTTCAGGATCATGACGCGTAAGGCTAAGGTGCTCTCTTTTGCTAAGAGACTTAATTAATCACTTTTTAATAATGATAGCTGAATTGACACTATTGACCTGTCTTGAATTTTGACACGATTTTGTTACCTACTTTCTACAATCATATTCATGTCTTTTAGTTAGGTAATATCTCAAAAATTGTATTTGGAATATTACATATACAAAGAAGAATATAGGAAATATTATATTGAGAGAGAATCgatcgatatatatatgtgtgtgtgtaaaaTTAGGGTCAAGTTCAGGATCGTGACGCGTAAGACTAAGGTGCTCTCTTTTGTTAAGAGACTCTTAATTAGTCACTTTTAATAATGATAGGACAATTGACACTATTGAGTTCTACCTTAAATTTTGACCTTATTTTGttactaatttttaaaaattaaatttatcttttaattagGTAATACCTCGAGAATTGTATTTTAGAATATTACAGATACAGAGAAAAATATAGAGAATATTATGTTGAGAGAGAATCAaggtatatatgtgtgtgtcgAGAATTTTGATGTAAGGTGCGGGTAGAACGCCTAGTGAGTGAGAGCTTGTTTTTTAGGGTTAGGGCTTCTCTTTTCAGTTTGGCCATTGTGCCTATAAGAGACGCATTCGCTTTGTACCACTCCACTATTATTGCGCAataagaggtcatgagttttCTTTATCTGAATATTTCCTTAGAGGGCGTTTGGTACGAGGCAATTCATGTGGATTATTgggaatttaattttaaatttcttggATTCACCAGATTACTATATTTAACTGAAACAGATTACTAGTAATTTGGATGCCTAAGGCAATCAACTTTCTCACTCAGCTCATAATGTACTTACCTAGCAGGGGAGTGAATATCTAAATTCCTAGCAAGATTATCGGTAATGTATAAACAGTTCACACCAACATTACcagtaattttaaaagtgaAAATCTATCTCAATCTAAATCTAAATTACAAGTAATTTATACTTAGATATTGAATTGGATTATTCTTTCACCAAATAGATATTCGATGTCGATGCTTCATAGttgcattattattattattttgaattggACGACTAGAGTACCTATTGCATATGACCCTAAAGAAAATTGCCACAGCATGTAGCTTCTAGATTTATGAGGTCAATGTGATATACGAGGTCGCAGATGTTACGTGTATATATTTACAACATAAAAAGTgatgtttattattattccgTGCAATGCACAGAATAAAGcactaatttatttaaaaaatgagaCATAATACAATGACACATCATTTCAACTAAGAATTAATAGGTTTCATGATTATTTCTCGCCAATGAAATTATCTATACCCATTTATCTAGATTTCTAAGTTCTTATACATATACTGGGCCGATAAAACTCAATTAATCACATATAGGAAGATCAATTTCTTATTTAGAATACTAgtatttttccttattaaatgcaatttcaataaagtaaaataaatttttgtataaaaattagagtaatttttttattatcattgtGTAAATTTTacgattaaataataattttacaacTAATAGTCTCATGCACTGCAAGAGCTTATTTTagttatatgtatgtatttcgTATTATATtgcattttataatattaaatgtaATAAGttacatatattaataatttcaatattCAACATGATAATCAATTTTGTATATGAAATGTAAGTATTAatctaatgaaattaaaaatgttcAATCtagttttattaatatatttcatttcttaatatttaatgcttttttggttaaattttaataacttcattaaatttaatggttcattttatttaattttaaaaaggtaTTATATCTTTTGTTAGTATTTCAAtgtttcaaattatattatttttattcaatatattcaaattatattatttttataattttaaaataatatttatcttttcatactttttcaaaTGCATTAGGCATTTATTGCGCTTCAATTTAAGGCAGgcattaatttaataaaattaaaagtgttCAATACAGTTTATTCAAATATCTcatttcttaatattatatactcttttttggtacaattttaaaaacttcATTAACTTTAATGATTAACTTTTGCTTTCTTTATACAAAAAGGTATTATATTTTTGTGAGCATTTTAAtgtttcaaattatattatttgttcaatgttttcaaattatattatttttataattttaaaataatatttatcttttcatAGTTTttcaaatgcattaattgaaGGGCATTTATTACGCCCAAGTTAAGGCAATTattaatctaataaaattgaaagtgTCCGATATAgttttattcatatatttcatttctaaatatttatgtttttttgataaaattttaaattttcattaactttaatgattcatttttgtttactttaataaaaaattttgttaGCACATTTTAACGTTTTCAgattatatcatttttattcaatattttcaaatcgtattatttttataattttaaaataatatttatctttttatactttttcaaATGCATTAGTTAAAGGACATTTATTGCGTTTCAAGATAATTTTACTAATATGTAGATAAATTGTTTTGTTGCAGTCGGATGTTGCTGTTTTACTAGTTTGAATCTCTTGTGTGCGCTATGATTTTTCCTAATTCAGTATATCGACTTCAATAATGGAAAAACAAATCCTAATAAGGTCCATTGAACTAATCTATATACTTGCCCCccaaaaaagggggaaaaaaagtaatCTATATACGAAACATAAAATTAGGATCAAATTTTCGATCGTGACGCGTGAGGTGAAGGTGCTCTCCTTTAAgctttttataataataactaGATGACAAGTCCACATATACTGATGATGATAAATTTtcgtttaaaattatttaccaTGAATGGACGAATAGCTGAAAATGATGTGTTATAATAATATACTAacttatataagaaaattctAAGATGAAGGAAAGAGCTTTTTGTACTTCTTCTTATTGCATTATCAGTACTATTTTTACACATAGTTGTACttataaattacaaagaaaAAACTTATATTCTCGTAAAAGCCATGTACAAAGGCGGAGAATTTTCTATAGAGTAAAGAATGAAATACAATTAAATTGGTGAGCTATACATAAAAGAGTAAGCTATCCAAATATGTTATCGTTAAAATCACTATGTAACTGCAATGGTCAATCCACGTGATCACCTTATTGTTGTTCGTAAGATGATCCACTGCAGGAAACCAATGGAATAGCATAGCCATCACTATCTCATCTTCTCTTATTTGCATCTCCATTAACTCGATTCTGAAATGGAAAATTGAACTAAAATGACGTGAAAGCGGATACAACACGCTTATATAACTTTTTAAATTCCATAACTAATATGAATAATGATAAATGAATTCTTAatgtttataaaattaatgacAAACTTTTAGATCTTCACTTTATAATAAATTGAAGAGGTGGACTTCCGGACTTCTTTGTGACATGGCACCATATATTTGCATCGTGTGTCGCAACTTTATCGGCGATCAATCACAAAGTCACTTAATGGAATGTTGGCTTTGACCTTCGTGACCTCGActtttataattgtatatagatatagatataaatagaaCAATTGACACAAGATTATGATGTCATGGCACTTCTTTAGAAGTTGATGAGAGATCAGTCTTTCGAATGTAGCATTTGGTTTTATGATTTTTACTCTTACGGTGCAAAACCCGCAACCAATCTCATAAATTAGTTTCTAAATAGTATATTTGAGTCGATAGTATTCATTTAAGTGTTCTTTAGTTTATATTGGTTTCGGATGGCCAGTGCATTCAAGAGTGCCGAAACTGTTTAAGTCTGGAAGGTTTGACCATATTTTGagatttttgaaaatgattAAATCTTGAGAAACTTTTTCCCGATAATTGTTCTCCCATATTTATAGATACcaaatatgatttttaatgaattttccAATGTGTTTTACCTTAGTAGATTTGCATTTGACATTCGAAAAAAATACAGAAATTCTGGTTTTATTCTTTGATTgaaaatttgacttttgatTCCTTTCAGATTTGATTTTTCagatatttttattgaatcCAAATGgggtatttttttatttacatgaaATATCTTAAGTAAATGGTGTAAAATAAAGGGCCTCTATGAGGGTCAGTCTGTCTTTATAATATACTTAAGTGTTAGTCTATAATTTTTGAACTCGAGGGTCGTTCTCCGAAGACTAGCCGACCTTCCCAAAACTTAAAAGCTTGGAGGACCTTCGTTTCAGCTTTGTCCTTGCATCGAAATATCAGAacaggagagagagagagagagagagagggcgaCTTGGGCTGAGCACGAAATCGAATAAGAGACGAGGGCTAGGCTTGGCGTTCTTCATCGGTAAGTTGGTAATCTATAGTCTTAGGATAGGTATTTACCGAGTTAAGTGGAGTCTAGGgttctttctttctaatttGATTGAATTTAATTTCGTATTAAGCTGGAGGAGTTAGAAAGGATGAGATTGCTTAAGCTTGATTGGTTCAATGGAGGATTGAAATTATGTGTATATTCGATGATTGGAATTGATGAGATTGTTTGGGTGAAAAATAGGTCTGTGATAGTTGAGTTCTGTTAAAATTAAGGCCATTATGCTACTGTGATGTGTGTATGTATAGCTGAGCACAATTGATATATTGAAGGCTGAGTGGTTTGGGTCAAGATTCTGACATATGACTGATTTATGATATACCCATATTCTGACATAAAGGTATCGAAAGAGTTGTTTCGCTATGTTCGACTGATTTGTGTAGCTTATATATGAGTATACACGTGTCTAAATAGGCCTCCAATGAGAGGTAAATACCTCGGAAGGAATGAACTAAGTGTCCCCAATAGGGAAAATTTATAAAGTGTATGCCAAAAGGGATGATTGGATCACTGGCCAGTTGTCATTCATTGATGAGTTCTGAATTATGATCCGTGACCTTGGTTATAAGTTAATGCCTTCGTAAATTATGGAAGGTAAGTGATCTTACTCCTTGATTTGGGAGGAACGACTGTTGAATTGCTTTGTAAGTGTGGCTATGATTGTTTTAATCTTCACCTACTTGGTCTCAATATTCGTGCTTCGACTATGCATCATCAACTCACTGAGCTTTAAGCTCATCcctttattttaaatatttcaaatcAGTAGAGGTTCGAGAGATCGGGATAGGGCTTTGTAATAACTTTTTGGAGAAGGTCAAAGACCCTTTTTGAATAGAAGGTACTTGAACGGAGTCTTTCAGTCCTTGGTGATCTTTTTGATAGAGACTCATTGTGCAGAGGTTGTAAAGAGATTAAAAATACTCTCCAATGTACAGCTATGTCATGTCTAGAGGTTGAGCTAATAGAACATTTATAATGTACTCTGTATGTTGTAGTTTGTTATGAATGATCAAACAAATGTATGTTGTAGTTTGCTCTGAATGATCAAACGAATGTATAAAGTCCTTTTGTTTTAATCTAGCTATGAGAAAAGtgatttattaaattcaaAGGTTTTTGCACGCTTCCGTAATTGGAATTGATCAGCCATTATCGGTCATTAGGATAAGGCTCGATCTCAGGTCGGGACATATGGACACCTAATATGAAAAttctaagaaaaattaaactgGAGATGAGTAAAATCaatcatttataatatataaaaattgaaacatGAGATGTGCTTGCGCCATGGAAGTCAAATTACTAATCCTCTGCTCCACATTAATTAACTTTGCAATTACGGCTCAATGAACATTTcttgcatttctttttttctttcattataataatatatcgtTAAAGaattcttttgaaaatttgaaagtttTCTCTATAATTGAAAATGCGACTCGAGACATGGGATACATTTTTAAGTTCAATATATTTACGAGACGTTTGGTACGTGAGAATCTATGTGGATTTCCTAAAAAGTTGATTAAATTCATCGGGCCTATATGATTCTCATGTTTGGTTGGACCATAACAATTTACGTCCTCACCTGCAAATTTCAACTCAAATGGTAAAGTAGATAACTATTGGGGTAGGAATGTGGATTCTCACCTTAGTAGTATAATAATGGGTCAATTGCACcagtggtccaaaatgttttacaaatgtttcatgatggtccaaaaagtttttttcgctacatgatggtacaaaatatttcaaagttgtttcatgatggtacaaaccatcaattaacattttgctgacgtggcacatcctatatgtcacttttgttacgtggaaccaattaTAGTGCgtcacgtcatttaagacaaaataaaattttaaaaagtccaaaaaaatacaaaaaataattaaaaaatacaaaaaaagagtaaaaattttgaaaaaaaataacaattattttaaatttttgaaaattttaaaattatttttgaaaattttaaaattatttttaaaaattttaaaaatatatatatatatttttaaataaaaaaaatacaaaaaagagtaaaaatttagaaacaaataaaaaaattattttaaaattttgaaaattttaaaaattttaaattttttttttttttttaaataatttttttatttttaaaaataattttaaataatttaaaaaaatttaatatttaatattaaaattatttaaaatttaatattaaaatttttttaaatttaatattaaaattattttaaattttaaattaaaagtttttaattatttttaaaagtttttaaaatttaaaattatttttaaaagttttaaaatttttagaattatttaaaatttttcggccacgtcagcaaggaggtgacacaTAGTAGCCacatcagcgtcggcttgacggtgtcaagctcgagttgacggtttgtaccatcatgaaacaactttgaaatattttgtaccatcatgtaacgaaaaaaactttttgaaccatcatgaaacatttgtaaaacattttggaccaccagtgcaatttaccgaattttttaataactttTTAGACTTACGAccttaatttaaaatttaaattcttttgTAATAAGATTACTTCGTTCTAAAATACATTTCAAGTAACATTATTCAGTCAATTTTAATTGAATCCATAATACATATTTctcaagaaaaataattcatatacaATTCAAACAAGGGCTAAAGAGATAGATCCATGGGATTGGATCAACATTTCGATGAATCCTACACCACCTGACTAcgtgaaagaaagaaatggagTTGTTACTAGGAGTGTGCATGGATACTGGGTATACTTGGAATCGATCGGAACCTACTCATtatggtagggtccgggtagccCGTATTGAAAGTAGGGTAGAGTCTGAGTACTAAAATAAAGAACCGGTAAAAACGGGTTCCAGTTGGTTCTTGCGTATAGGGTACTCAGAACCGGAACATGAATTGATATATGGATCCGGATAATAATTTccccattatatatatatatataattatattcagatattcctatatttaaaaaatacagtcacaaattcaaaaaaaatctaaatctatgtcgacattttgttttgcataaattactaattatggatataattttggttttatatagcgagacaaaaaaacttacaggttccaacatgGTATCCGAAAACTGTGATATAATACAGGTTAAAGTTCTGGTTCTGTGACTCAGTTGGGTAAGATCTAgtttcaaaatcttgaaaatTATACCTTACAGGATATGATCTGAGTATTGTACAAAAATATGATACTCGAACATGCACACTCCTAGTTGTTACTGCACACAAGTCCCGTAAggatctcttttttttttttttaatgagtaaaaataaataaaagtatttCCTCGGGCTAAAGAGAGGACGGATTACAAAAATGGCGAGAGAAAAGAGTCCCGGTTTGAAGATCCTCTGGCTCTGGACCATCGGAACCGCCGCCGGTAACCTACcactccctccctccctccatCTCTATATCTAAATGTATGTTATCTATACAGTGAGTGACCCTTTTGCCGTCGGGTTGCAGTTTTGGTCACTTTCGTGGTGAAGACGAGACTGAGGGACATGGAGAGGTTCATGAATGCCCAAGAAGATCAGAGCCCCCACCAACACCCGTCCGCCCGCGACTCCATCATCCTGGACACCCAGCCGGGACCCGATGAAGCTCGCCCACAGGACAAGGGGGTTTAGGCTCGGCCGGGGACTTCTCTGCCTCCGCGCACAATGTGTTTGTCGTAAgttctgaatgacttccgccTCTCTATTGTGCAGTGCCCTGGGCTTTAACTGAAAATCGCTTCGAAATGCAGTAGTTTTCTCCGGTGATCGGGCTGTTCtgtctgattttttttaatatactGATCATGGACCGAACTTTGGTATTTTTTCTTGAGCTGATGAATTAATTCAACTTTGATGGATGGGCGTGTTGCCTCGTCTCTAGGTGATTGCTCTTGTTAATGAAAGCAGTGGTTAACGAGTAACTTGAGCTGTTGATCGAGTGGAAATTCGATGCCACGTGCTCCCGTTGATTGCGTTTTTAAACGTATTATCCCAATCCTGATCGTGCTAGGACTGTCCTGTGGCAGCTTAGACCGGTACAAGAATCACTTCGTGCAGGTTAATTTCAACATGTGATGGAGTTGCTAATGAATTAGGAATGAGGCGGTCCAATACTGCGGCAGTTATCTCCCCTTTGCTGTTACCCACCAGTGCTATCCTAGTTTCCCGGAAATTCCAGAATTTATATTGGCGGGTCATTCCTAGTTTCTACATCGTATGGTTATATGCTCAGAAGCGACAGATTCAGAAGGACATAGCATTCTCTTCTACTTCGTGTCTAAGTTTGTTAGCGCTGTACTTAATTCATTTCCAAGTTTTGTTTACCGTTAGTCATCGTGCTCCGGAAGGCAAAGTTGATCGAACCTAGCTATCTATCTTTTTCCTCATTGAGGTAAGCCCTTCTGAAAGAACATAACTGTCGGCGCTTGCTGTGATTTACTGTTAGTCCATGTCACGCTAATGGATGCAAGATTTCTGAGTTTATGATCCcgattgatgcacgattagtCGGTGTAAACGTTAGTACCCGAACATAGTGTTCTGCTCTCGTTCAGGGTTACCAGTGTCAGAGCTCTACTTGTTGAGATACCATCTTTTTTGCAGTTGTATGCTCGTCCATGCACATGCATAAGATTAAGGCGTTCAGTTGATGCCATGGAAGATGATCTACCCGCAAAGCCAAACAAGATGGACTGGACTGTTAGTGGTATCGAGCATCGTATATCATAGCATTCCTTGTGGCAACCACTGTCCGtttattcataatattcgaTGATGCTTCCGGTTTCTCATGTAATGAATCAAACTTCTAACATGTTGAGTATTCTTTAACTGATGAAAGACAGAACGCAGTGGCTTCACTTATAGGGCGAAGGATTGGCCAATGAAAATGATAAACTCATCAGTGAGACTATTCATGTCGTTCTCCGACTTATTAACTAAGTTCCATtctttagaaagaaaaaaaaattgtttcgcTTTCTACTATTTAATTAATGGCTAGGGGATGCCTTTTCACAAAGAAAAGCaggcttttattttttatttttcaattcttcCTTTTTGTTCTTAAATCATTGCTTTTCTATAAACTATAAAGTATGAAGGCAAAGAGGAAACATGCTTGTATGCAAATTTTTTAGTTAtgttaaataatattttgtttcactgttaatttattttaaaaaattatgtccacgttaatttcaaaaaataagatCCAATATAAAATAACTCAGAGAAAGGTACCTTCACAACCATTCTCCAATATTGTTGCCAAACAAATCTGAAATGGGAAAAGGTGGTTGGATTAATTTATCTACCAGAGGCGAATCCGCACTAGATACTGgatcattaaaaaatataattttatttgtttattatgaTATCTGAAATCAATATTCaactataaatttaataaaagaattgGGCATATactatttcaaattattttataattttaattactagatactgaaatttaaaaaataaaattatatgtaaataataattaaaatgagcaaaaaaaggagcaataattttttagaagtAAAAACGGAAATATCCAAAATAATGAtagaggagagggagagaaaagTACGGAATATGCGAATGTGTGCGAAGTTTTTGCTTTTTATGAGTAATTTAATACTTTAATCCTAAAAAGTATATTCAATAGTATAGATAgaagaaaatgtgaaaatttcatttttctacaAAAACTCATGGAACATGTGGAAACTATGTtcaacttttttaaaaatttattaaaaaacaCAATTTCAGATTTGCACAATCGGGAATCGCAAATAAAATACTAAAAGCCGAGTCAAAACATCGTGTATCACGTCGGATGAAGGAGACGTTTCCCTGTGTGACCCTTCGTTCGATTGCCAATAGTCATGTTATAAGTGGCACAATATTATGTTACTACATCGTCTTACAGAGCTGAAATTGATTACAATcatggaagaagaaaatactaatataataaatctaTTAAATTGTTCATAATTTACTAGgttattttacattttcattGAGGTACTtgcacaaaaatatataattttcaagaaaatatattgGTTGAAAcacttcaaaaaaatattaaattctcaaGAAAATATACAATAATAGTCAATCATAATGTTTAATATAAACAataataaagataaaaatcatttttttaggGTGATAACAATAATTTTATCGATTATCACAACCATTCTAGCGCGTATGCGTGGGCCCCTTTATCTAGCACATATATACAgacaaaattgacaatttggtccttgaaaCATACACCTCACGGCAAGTTCGTCCCTGAAAGATTTTCTGTGTAATAATTGGTCCGACCGTTTGAAACATTTGAACCAATTGGTCCTTCCGTTTGAAAGATTGCAGGTCCCTGACGAAAACGCCTCTAGACGCCGTGAGTCTGTCAAATTGGTCGC of the Punica granatum isolate Tunisia-2019 chromosome 6, ASM765513v2, whole genome shotgun sequence genome contains:
- the LOC116210062 gene encoding uncharacterized protein LOC116210062, producing MAREKSPGLKILWLWTIGTAAVLVTFVVKTRLRDMERFMNAQEDQSPHQHPSARDSIILDTQPGPDEARPQDKGV